The Methylomicrobium lacus LW14 genome window below encodes:
- the prmC gene encoding peptide chain release factor N(5)-glutamine methyltransferase has protein sequence MTTIATLLREAVSMLSDSSDSAALDAEILLCLALDKPRSHLRAWPERKPEADRIKHFQTLLQQRRQGAPVAYLTGRREFWSRDFRVTPDVLIPRPETELLIEISLTLLPQDQPAKIIDLGTGSGIIAITLAKELPQAEVTAADLSLAALEIAKHNAAAHAAEHIRFLHSNWFASAPKEKFDLVISNPPYIAENDDHLGRGDVRFEPRTALTAPQQGLADIQTIAGDARDYLKTGGHLLIEHGYDQEQAVQSIFRELGYDSVQTYKDLSGQPRATYGRNTENRKTQG, from the coding sequence ATGACCACGATAGCGACGCTGCTCAGGGAGGCCGTCTCGATGCTTTCCGACAGCTCCGACTCGGCCGCGCTCGATGCCGAAATCCTGCTCTGTCTGGCGCTCGACAAGCCGCGCTCGCATCTGCGCGCCTGGCCGGAGCGGAAACCCGAGGCGGACCGGATCAAACATTTTCAGACTCTGCTGCAACAGCGCCGGCAAGGCGCGCCGGTCGCCTATCTGACCGGCCGCCGCGAATTCTGGTCGCGCGATTTCCGGGTCACGCCCGACGTGCTGATTCCGCGCCCCGAAACCGAACTGTTGATCGAAATCAGCCTGACCCTGCTGCCGCAAGACCAACCGGCGAAAATCATCGATCTCGGCACCGGCTCCGGCATCATCGCGATCACCCTGGCCAAGGAATTGCCGCAAGCCGAAGTGACCGCGGCCGATTTGAGCCTGGCCGCGCTGGAGATCGCCAAACACAATGCCGCCGCGCACGCCGCCGAGCATATTCGCTTCCTGCACAGCAACTGGTTTGCCTCGGCGCCGAAGGAAAAATTCGACCTGGTGATCAGCAACCCGCCTTACATCGCCGAAAACGACGACCACCTCGGCCGCGGCGATGTGCGCTTCGAACCCCGGACCGCGCTGACCGCGCCGCAGCAGGGGCTTGCCGACATTCAAACGATCGCCGGCGATGCCCGTGATTACCTGAAAACCGGCGGCCATCTGTTGATCGAGCACGGCTACGACCAGGAACAGGCCGTGCAATCGATTTTCCGCGAGTTGGGTTATGATAGCGTGCAAACCTATAAAGATTTGTCCGGACAGCCGCGGGCAACGTATGGAAGAAATACAGAGAATCGAAAGACTCAAGGCTGA
- a CDS encoding Mov34/MPN/PAD-1 family protein, with protein MFEQKEIHIPRRLAQQLLHHAQISPDAEVCGLVGGKDGIPLSCYPVSNVSEHPDRLFLLDAKQQIAAMAAMRDQGEQLFAIYHSHPTAPALPSQTDLEQSAYPEALYLIISLNTKGILEMRGFKITAGKATEIALVLSEN; from the coding sequence ATGTTCGAACAAAAAGAAATCCATATCCCTCGCAGACTCGCCCAGCAACTACTGCACCACGCGCAAATCTCCCCCGATGCCGAAGTTTGCGGGCTGGTCGGCGGCAAAGACGGCATCCCGTTGTCCTGCTATCCGGTCTCTAATGTTTCCGAACACCCCGACCGCCTCTTTCTGCTCGACGCCAAGCAGCAAATCGCCGCGATGGCCGCGATGCGCGACCAGGGCGAGCAGTTGTTCGCGATCTACCATTCCCATCCGACCGCTCCCGCGCTTCCCTCGCAGACCGACCTCGAACAGTCCGCTTACCCCGAAGCCTTGTATCTGATCATTTCGTTGAATACCAAAGGCATACTCGAAATGCGCGGCTTTAAAATCACCGCCGGCAAAGCGACAGAAATCGCCTTGGTATTAAGCGAAAACTAA
- a CDS encoding DNRLRE domain-containing protein, with the protein MIKRTLAKAVNRGVIACALGFAGAYSPTALASAEMLTDDSYASSKAPTKVYGKGSDIFVTPFQTGYINFALNTPENYSGANVAKAMVRLFVGTMKAGGNIAISQVTGNWSEGSLSGANLPTVSTAVTNVPIGMDRKLRWIEIDVTELVQEWIDAHPDNRNFGLALKSDGGLNFRVNSKENGKNSHEPTLNIVWDNAGPAGLQGAPGPTGASGPVGPTGNPGDKGDKGDIGLKGDAGPAGPQGAIGATGPAGAKGDTGATGARGDSGPKGDIGLTGPAGAQGPQGPSGVVTTSNLNGLIESIPASEPVFTFHGPTSEVMITDTQRITVTMSATLKTKVLNNYADFRANICYHMQPSGTVTPFLANGFQLLTASPGGISFSLAQSILPRIGGIYKVGLCTQNISAIPIDANDNLQGWVMVTN; encoded by the coding sequence TTGATCAAGCGCACACTTGCAAAGGCGGTCAACCGGGGCGTCATCGCCTGCGCGTTGGGTTTTGCCGGAGCCTACTCACCGACGGCTTTGGCCAGCGCGGAAATGTTGACCGACGATAGTTATGCGTCTTCAAAAGCACCGACCAAAGTCTACGGGAAAGGAAGCGACATCTTCGTCACGCCATTCCAAACGGGTTATATCAACTTTGCCTTGAATACACCTGAAAACTATTCGGGCGCCAATGTCGCCAAGGCGATGGTCAGACTGTTCGTCGGCACCATGAAAGCCGGAGGGAATATAGCCATCAGCCAGGTTACCGGCAATTGGTCGGAAGGATCGCTTTCCGGAGCCAACTTGCCCACCGTATCCACGGCTGTGACCAATGTCCCCATTGGCATGGACCGAAAGCTGCGCTGGATCGAAATCGATGTCACCGAATTAGTGCAAGAATGGATCGATGCACACCCGGACAATCGCAATTTCGGATTGGCGCTGAAAAGCGACGGCGGCTTGAACTTTAGGGTCAACAGTAAGGAAAACGGCAAAAATAGCCATGAACCCACCCTCAATATCGTTTGGGATAATGCCGGACCTGCCGGCCTGCAAGGCGCGCCGGGCCCTACAGGCGCCTCAGGTCCCGTTGGACCGACCGGAAACCCAGGAGATAAGGGCGATAAAGGCGACATTGGACTCAAAGGTGACGCCGGTCCGGCCGGTCCTCAAGGGGCTATCGGGGCAACGGGGCCTGCCGGAGCTAAAGGCGATACCGGTGCGACAGGTGCTAGAGGCGATAGCGGACCGAAGGGCGACATCGGTCTTACCGGTCCTGCCGGAGCCCAAGGCCCTCAGGGCCCAAGCGGCGTGGTCACCACATCCAATTTGAACGGCCTCATTGAAAGTATCCCCGCAAGCGAACCCGTGTTTACCTTCCATGGCCCCACCTCCGAAGTCATGATTACCGATACCCAACGCATCACGGTAACTATGTCGGCGACTTTAAAAACCAAAGTATTAAATAATTATGCGGATTTTCGCGCGAATATCTGCTATCACATGCAACCCTCGGGCACAGTCACGCCATTTCTCGCCAACGGTTTTCAACTGCTAACCGCCTCCCCGGGGGGGATTTCCTTTTCTCTTGCGCAAAGCATCTTACCTAGGATAGGCGGCATCTACAAAGTCGGACTGTGCACCCAAAATATCAGCGCGATCCCTATCGACGCCAATGACAACCTGCAAGGATGGGTGATGGTGACCAATTGA
- a CDS encoding ABC1 kinase family protein, producing the protein MLWELINAAKDLSRAQDVATVLIRYGFGGIVHALGVGRALERLGRTLHWQSVEEFSTLDTPQRVRRVLEDLGPTFIKMGQILATRMDLFPPAYIAEFEKLLDEAPSMPFEDLIPQLQEDIGGDIDEVFLEIDRVPLAAASLAQVHKAVLKDGAAVILKIRRPGIRKIIEADLRLLSRLVDVIESDVPELRRYHPREVFRQFSQSLRAELDFAAEGRNAERVAGNLTADADIHIPRVYWEFTGERLNVQEYIQGIPGRDLAALVKADLNHKLLAERGAKAILQMIMEDGFFHADPHPGNVFYLPDNRLAFIDFGMMGRLTEERREQVISLLYGMVNRMPIKVVEILEDWSDVIQTDEQALAVEIDAFVDQYSAQSLKDLNLQLMLGDLLAILRDHDLSLPPDLALLIKAYVTLDGFGRHLDPDFNTLVFAAPYLQKLMADRYRPDMIAKRGWRNLVGVVDLISAFPKELHHLLRASRKGAIQVDINVKGIGRYVDKIDIAISRLTMGIVTAALIIGTSIIMTVKEENQIFGLPVFGFFGYVFASLGGVWLLFSIWRSNKGS; encoded by the coding sequence TCGGCGTCGGGCGCGCGCTGGAGCGTCTCGGGAGAACGCTGCACTGGCAGAGCGTCGAGGAGTTTTCGACCCTCGATACGCCGCAGCGGGTGCGGCGCGTCCTGGAAGATCTGGGGCCGACGTTCATCAAGATGGGGCAAATCCTTGCGACCCGGATGGATTTATTTCCACCGGCCTATATTGCGGAATTTGAAAAGCTGCTCGACGAAGCCCCTTCGATGCCGTTCGAGGACCTGATTCCGCAATTGCAGGAAGACATCGGCGGCGATATTGACGAAGTCTTTCTCGAAATCGACCGCGTACCGCTGGCCGCGGCATCCTTGGCGCAGGTGCATAAAGCGGTGCTGAAGGACGGTGCCGCGGTGATCCTGAAGATTCGCCGTCCCGGTATCCGTAAGATCATCGAGGCGGACTTGCGCCTGTTAAGCCGACTGGTCGATGTGATCGAGTCCGATGTGCCGGAGTTGCGCCGCTATCATCCACGCGAAGTCTTCCGGCAATTCTCGCAATCGTTAAGGGCGGAACTCGACTTTGCCGCGGAAGGCCGCAATGCCGAACGGGTGGCGGGCAATTTGACGGCAGACGCCGACATTCATATTCCGCGCGTGTATTGGGAATTTACCGGCGAGCGCCTGAATGTGCAGGAGTATATCCAGGGCATTCCGGGGCGGGACCTGGCCGCGCTGGTCAAGGCCGATTTGAACCATAAGCTGCTGGCCGAACGCGGCGCCAAGGCGATTTTGCAGATGATCATGGAAGACGGCTTCTTTCACGCCGATCCGCATCCGGGCAATGTGTTCTATCTGCCCGACAATCGGCTTGCCTTCATCGATTTCGGCATGATGGGACGGCTGACCGAGGAGCGCCGCGAGCAGGTGATCAGCCTGTTGTACGGCATGGTCAACCGGATGCCGATCAAGGTCGTCGAAATCCTCGAGGACTGGTCCGATGTGATACAGACCGACGAACAGGCGCTGGCTGTCGAGATCGACGCCTTTGTCGATCAATACAGCGCGCAGTCGTTGAAGGATTTAAATCTGCAACTGATGCTGGGCGACCTGTTGGCGATCCTCAGGGATCATGATTTGAGTCTGCCGCCCGATCTGGCGCTATTGATCAAGGCCTATGTCACGCTGGACGGTTTCGGCCGGCACCTCGATCCGGACTTCAATACGCTGGTTTTCGCGGCGCCTTATCTGCAGAAGTTGATGGCCGACCGCTACCGTCCGGACATGATCGCCAAACGCGGCTGGCGCAATCTGGTCGGCGTCGTCGATTTGATTTCCGCTTTCCCGAAAGAATTGCATCATCTGCTCAGAGCCTCCCGCAAAGGCGCGATTCAGGTCGATATCAACGTTAAAGGCATCGGCCGTTATGTCGATAAGATCGATATCGCGATCAGCCGGCTGACGATGGGAATCGTGACCGCCGCGCTGATCATCGGCACCTCGATCATCATGACCGTCAAGGAGGAAAACCAGATCTTCGGTTTGCCGGTTTTCGGCTTCTTCGGCTATGTCTTCGCCTCTTTGGGCGGCGTCTGGCTGCTGTTTTCGATCTGGCGCAGCAATAAGGGAAGTTAA